One Citrus sinensis cultivar Valencia sweet orange chromosome 5, DVS_A1.0, whole genome shotgun sequence genomic window, AACGTTTTGAACACATCCAAAGACTGTGATTTTTCATGAATCAGCCATGTTCGGCCTTTGGTTTCTTTGGCTCTGGACCCTTAGAAGCAACAGCTTcaccctttttctttcttttgcccTTATCTTTAGAAGTGCTTACCACATGTGCATATTCGGTTTGCTCTTGCTTCagtctctcttcttcttgcaagcaaaagaaaatcagTTCATTGAGATTCCACTTCTCTTTCTGACAGTTGTAACTGACTTTAAACTGATTAAATTGTGCTAGCAAAGAGATAAGGACCAAATGCACAACCAAATCATCAAATAGGTCGAGCCCTAATGCCTTAAGCTTAGAAGCAAAATGAGACATCTCCATGATGTACTCTCGAACATTTCCCTTGCCTTTATACTTTATTGAAATCAAGCTTGTTAAATGCGTACTAGTTTCAGCCTTATCATTTTTTGTAAAACGTTTCTGAATTTTGGTTAGAAACTCACTAGCACTTGTAACCTTATCAGTTATAGCACTCCTAAATAGTTCTGGAATACCGCGCTTCATGATCATAAGACTCATCCTGTTAGATCGATCCCACTTCTCATAGTACTACACCTCCTCAAATGTTCTATCATCAGTGAGTTCGTCCGGGATCGGGTGTCTGAATGATAAGTCTAGATCCATGCAGCCTAAGAGAATCATCATATTCTCTTTTCCGTCCTTAAAATTAGTCCTATTTAGAATCAGGACACTATTCATATTTGTAGATATAGAAGTAGCAGACAGAAAAGTTGAAtagagaacaaaaataaataaaatataaataaataaataatggtCACATTAAACAACTCaattaataatctttaaaaatttaaaagcaaattataacaattcaAGATACATAGCATAACATTAGAAACAAGTCTTTGGACTATAATACTAACTGTAAATGGTACTCTTGTtgcaatgataaaattttgacaataaatTATGTCAAGTAATGAACCTATCTTTGGATTAGTACATTATTCATATTAAGTTATCTTAATAATCGTCACAAATTTACCATCACAAGTGTGTGTGCAATTAGGCCAAATATTAACCTTCCTTTGGGTCGATTAACATCCGCAGAAAttacacaaacacaaacattTAACTCCCCAAATAAACTAATCTACACAAGAGATATCACCTTGGTGACTTTCTGCTTTAATTAGCATGTCATCAATGTGAGACCAATAATTAACTTATgttataaatcattttaatttaaagattataaaaccaaaaccgaaataattaataaaaccaaAACCGTGGCTAATACAAACTTCAAAGtaaatcatttgaattaaatattgaaatttgaagtCGAAAATATGGCCACAGCAGATTTGATCTATTTGATTTAATCCCTTTAtgtattaaatcaaattaaaaatatgccACAAAATGGCCACTGACAATTTTAATACAATTGAAGTTGAAttcaacaatattaaaattgaaactaaAACAAGGAGAAACGGCCAAAATAACGGacatattatcattaattaagcCGAAACAATCAAACATGGCTAGTTGGCTActgtaattaaattgttaaattggTCTAATATAATATCTTATTGAACCGAAACCGAAACGTGGTCTAACCATAACAATTAGAAaattccaagaaaaatgatattaattaaataatatcattaaaattgaaaccaTGGAAGTAAAGCCACTACATACTTAAAGCGAATTATTGAAAACATAACCAATCGAGATCATAAAGCATGGTCATTCCAACTAAAATCAAATTCCAAtgcaactaaaaaaaaaaatgaaattgaaacattaaaaataatggccACCGTAACTGAGAATCAAagcatgattttgaaattgaatccaTGATTTCACGTGTTCAATCTACCAGTTTCGTTTCGTCATGAGTCCATCgaaactaattttaattattccCGATAACCGAATCATGCATTAACAGTTTGATTCGATTATAACCATTAATCAGAAATTAATAACTCAATAATCTAATCATGGAtgaggctctgataccacttgttatCCCCTAAATCTTCATAACATCCAGATTAAATTACTAAGAAATACGAAAGCAGAAGCATACCTGAATCCATGATGATTCATAGTGGTTCTTGAGTGTAGAAGATGGACTTCcaatcttctcttttctcGAGTTTAGAATTCTCTCTGAGAGGATTAGAGAATTACAGAGGATGATGAGAGATTGGGGATCATAACCccttttttatataaataaagtgaCTATTGGTTTTCTTTAGAAAACCAACAGTCACgttatttatgataattatcATTTCAGCCCCTCATTAAAGTGATGATTAAATTCTGATATCTATGCATTTAATCCACAATAATTATACCCTTAACCATTTAATTAACATCAAATAGATCACTTAATTCTtggtttattaaataatagcacacatattttatttatttcatgtgtggccccaaatatattagattaatataaaattaatctaacattTTATACATGCTTATTCCCAAAGTCTTTATTAATCTCCATGAAACCCCATATGCTTCCCAATGtgcatcaattaattaattggctTCCAAAAATCTtcagttattttcttttataattccttcaagctgattttttttcttaaatactctgatttgatttctctttaatcttagaatatatctaaaataaaaaataaaaaaattaagataaaaattaattaaaataattataatatttaagattaaaaaataaaaaattaataataaaatatatgaaaaatatgccGTTATGAAACAGTCACATCATATCCTTTAAAATCCATCTTGTTTGATAAGATCTACTCGGTAATAACAGCAAAGCAGCGATCAATTTGACAACCTACACGTTGATTATAGGCCTAGAACAAATCGAAAACAGTAAGTATTGGCAGATTTTCTCCTAAAATGTGGGCCTTCCACACTTTAATGATGAATGACAACTTCATCGAGATGGGCATCAAATCAGAATAGAGCTAGGATAGTTATTCATTCGAAAAGCCCGAAAGATTTAGTAATTAAGGATTCAATTTTTCCAACTTCAAGTAacgaaattgaaaatgaagcaTTAACCATGGGATTGCATATCTGTAGTGATTCAGCTTCGGTTGTATCTTAGTGGTCTGGAGAATTTGTCTTTAAAGATCAATGCATGGGGAGGAACTTTTCTTTGCTTCAACACCAAATACTTCGAGCACATTCAGATTTGGCAAAAAATCAAAGGTTGACAACTCAAATGTAGATAGATTAGCCAATGCAGCTTTTGGGGGCTAATTTATTAGAGCTGACAAAATTGAacacaatttaattacatgacACAAATACAACACGAATAAATTGgtataaattatcaaatttgacACGATTGTTAAATGGGCCGGATCAGGgttaacacaattttttttgtgtcgGGTTTAGGTTGAAATTCTTAACTCATTTTCCCGAATAATTAcactattatattttctattttaaattaatttttagcttcttatcattaaaacttaaatattggacatgattctttttttaaaatttttcttggaaGATGAACATATacacaatgttttatttataaaattcatataaatttagaacttTATAGTGTAAGTGTGTAAAACATTGATacacatgtatattttatggtatcaatatataatattatgtacatatatataatttaaacttcaaaTAGTGTGAATGTGTAATAATTTGGGGGGTGTGTGtaacatttattaaatatatagatattaaatgagttattgggtgacccatttatttttcgtgTCGGGTTTaagtttcaatattttgatgcgattattaaataagttatatttgAGTTGACCTAAATTTAACATGACACGAAACTGACATGACATTAACACGACCCGGTGACCTATTTTACCCTCTCTACTATCTATGACCAATTTGGACAAAATCTACGTAACAAAGTTGAATCAATCACAAATCTACACAACAAACGTGAATCAATCTTTCATTTCAGATGTGTCAGAAGAAGTTGTTATAATCAAACCAAAGATAACTAGATGCAACCACATAATTCCTATTTGATGAATGACACTTTGCCTGAAAACAAGAGTGAAGCCTAAAAAATCCGGATGAAAGCAAAAAGATTTGGTGCTAATTGATGATAAACTATACAAGAAATCCATATCCGACTATTCCTACAGTGCGTAACCGAGACTCAAGGTGCACAGATCCTCAAGAGATACCTAATGGAGAATTTTTGCTACCATTCAGGAGCGAGAATAATGCATAAAATGCCGCCGCGAGGTTATTATTGGCTCATACTCCGAAATGATGCTGAACATTTTGAAAACACTTGTGAAAAATGCTGAAAACATGCCGCTGAAAAATGCCAAACAAATGCCATTCAAATCCACCACTCTGTGGAAGAAATTATTAATCCTGTAAAATTGTTGTTATATTCTGGATTTGCTTGTATAATTTAGAGCTACGTTTTAAGTTTTATCAGTAGAACACTTTGTTTTCGGCTTTTCGCGTTATCAGCATTAAACATACTTTGCTCCGATCATTTTTGCATCAATGAGCCAGTGGTTACTGGGATGATGcttgaaaagtaaaattttcagTTGTGGTCTTTGTTCAACTTAATTTGTACTATGTGGATGTATTTAGCAATCATTTTGGATTAATAGGTTATCTTACGTTAGAAATGTCATTCTAGGTCATTGGctaatattttcttcattattaacttaattattatgcACTCAAATGTGGTCGTTTGTTATGTATGCTGCAGATCCGATTTTCGACGCCGCGCGATATTCACTATTCGTCTTCACTAGGCGATCTTCATGCAACTCGTCACCATCTTCGTCGTGGGTCGTGGGATGTAGTCCGATATTAGTTACGATGTTGAAACTGTGTACTTGTGTTATGAGAGATTTTTAACTTGTGTTTGTGTGTTATGATAAGTGATTTATTTAACTAGTGATGGTTGAGTTATTATATGTGTTATGTCgggatttttaattttatattcgtAAAATTTATGTAATACTGGAAATCATTTTAGATTTATACATACATTTTATGtttgcttattattatttttacttcaatTTATTACCTTATTGCTATGGCACAATAGAATGGCAACATGCTGGGAAAAGTTttgccatttttttcattttgctaTGTACAGATGTTTTAAAGTTAcccataaattttgtaatatttgcaTACAAgtctgttattttttaatagtaataaaataacgtcaataacattaaaattaataaagtattaaaataattatttattattattattattataataataataataataataacaacaacaacaattgttataatttcattaatttattattattattataaaaatttatcattttaattattattgttatttattattattgtctttattattattattattttcattcttattattgttaatattataatagatACAAACAATGCTTGggataacaattaataaagatcattttagtaacttgtaacagtttattatgattttagaATAAAGTATACACATCAAAATGAATGGAGTTCATTTTAATTGTAAgcaacttattttaatttcaattcctcattccaattttattattattctgaTTTTATTCCATTCCGAATCTCATTTAGTAAATGCATCATTAATGTAGAATAAACTAAGGTGGGAGTGGTGGGAGTGCTAGAAATATAGTTATTTATACTGCAACACATGTCCAGTAAACATTGTTAAATCGAAATAACGGATATAACTTGCATTGATCCCAGATTAAAGATCAATGTAGAtacaatttatattgattctagattagaaattaatatgaATACGGTTTACATAAACCTAGATTATAATCAATTACCACATGATGATTTATATGAAAGGTCTAGAGAAAACTAAGGAtaatcaaatccaaaaatattaacaataagtAGCACTTGATTATTGATGGAATCATGTGCGAGAAATTCAGATATAGATAAAAACAATTATCAGATCTAtcgatttaaattaaataaaaagacgAATGGTGGAGATTTAGATCCAAATTGAAATCTCTTGACAACTTTGCGTATTTGGATCTATAAATAGAAACCAAAAGGATCGAGAAAGGGTCTTTGgtttattttaagaataattataaaaaattcaagatcCTTTGAGATCCAAGAATTCtctcaaaataaatactaacTTGTGTTTTGGAGTACATTTTACAAATACACCCCAAGTTCGAATTGTGGAATCCTTAAAAGATCacaaaacattatttaaaaacccAGGAGCCAAAAATATATAACCCTTTATTTGTTTGTCCCTAATTACTTTAACTTAGATAATTGAGAGTTTTAAGCACTTTCATATACGTTGTATAATTGAATATATAACTTTGAATTATTGTATTCATTGTACAAGAATGTAGAGAAAGATTTTCTAGTATAATTCTTTttgcattatatatatagaataataaacttaaaccttttttattattaattttaggagttcaaatttttcttttgatctcaaatatttttttaattatccagaaaaatcaaatcaaaagtcaTTTTTTTGATACagaattagggatggcaaaaatccccacggggacgggtaccctcggggatttttcccattcggggagggtacgaggataattttatacccaattgttttttcggggaggggacggggaaaattttttacccaactttttattcggggaggggacggggatgaggtggaatccccatcccctacccatttcctcattttaatttttaattttatttttatttttaaaattactaataaataaataacaaaattataaatattgttaaaaataataaatatcaaaatagttgtATGTTGGGAAAGTGGTCACCCCTTACCGGGAATTAGTTGAAgagtattaattgaagttttcaccaactgtttattgctttgattatactggtagtagttcttctactagatctacagggaattcttataagaaagcaaccaaatggatgacaggttttgatgattatgtaaacaatggagattgtgcatttgttgcagatgaattagattcatatttggatgagaaagttatacctcggatggaagattttaatattttgagttgatggaagacaaatgctaataggtatcctacattaactcgaattgctagagatattttggcaattccaattacaacagttgcttctgaatcagcttttaacactagtggtagagttgtgagcccataccataacaaacttcatccaagcacattggaggccttaatgtgctgtcaaagttggttacgagcttacaatagcggtatgagtttattttaatatgattaatttaaaatcgaaaataaaaaaaatgtattagactattagttattcggggaccggggaccctcggggatcccctgttattattcggggaggggatggggattctctcaagcaattctgacggggatagggaggggacggggacatatgcaaaatatcggggatgggtatggggagattggtcccctcccctcccctccccattgccatccctatacAGAATActgaataaaatatgaatatatagatattagtACTGAATATTTTGgttattagtattttaaagtattcaaaatttgttcagcaaaaatttatttgcaatatttatgtatatcaatagaaaaaatagagcattatcaataaaataaaataaaaatcataaaaaaatgtctttAAAGATTTCTCAAGTATCTTTAATGTGATTGAAAGATTTAagttcaaaaagaaaatagtaatcaaaattgatttcggtatttaaaaactcaattgaAAGGAATAGATTGACAAACCTAAGCCTATTAAAATAGGCagataaatcataatattattaaaataggcacataaatcataatattattaaaacacACGCACAAcgttttcattaaaaattaattagatagtgtattaatattttctacaaatatatttttttcaaacatacGTTTGGTATTGTGAATTTTgctccaaaataaataattgaaagtaTTGTTTGTATCTGTTGTGAAACAtatgaatgatattttagttttcaaattaataaattaaatatttagccAGGAtatattaagtatttaaaTGGATTTGTTGAGTAAAacttaaagttttaaaatttaatggtgAACTTATTTAGTAAATGAGTTTAGGAGTAAATTGGACGttccatttattattattattctatccTCGTAAGGtaaaaagaccaaattacctacataattattttaattttcatagaATCTCTAGTGTTCTTTTGCATTCCAAATGTTGGCTTCTGCTTTTCTTTTGGGATCACAATTAGCTATTTAACTCTTTATTTGATCAAATTGTTCCATATCACTCTTTAGGTGCTATTTAGCGattaatcttttcatcaatatttacattattggagtgaaatattcaaattaatatGCTACAACAAACGTAACGGTCAAAGACGAACAAGTCAAGAaatacaagaaacaaaaaataaaattagggtCATGTAAGTTAATactttatttgatttgtttgtaACTATGAGGACCCTGTCGTAAATTACCCTCAAAAGCTCTCATTTGGGCCATCCATTTAATCAAGTAAGCCCAGTAGCTTGGTAAATTAGAGCGTGGGCCGTGGGCCGTGGGCCGTATCTCAAATGTCATTAATGATCCAACAgcttggaaataaaataaataaataaattatttttaaaaaataaaataaaatataaagtcaCTTCTCATGAATGTTTTGATTTACAGGGAAGAAAAATTTTACAGAGTAAGAATAAGAGCAGGGAAGAAGAGTAGGGAGTGCGATGGACTTCTCTCCTTTAACAGACGCTTTAGCGTCCAAATCGTATGAAAAAATCGCTGATATTTGCGACGACCTAATGCTcaaggttaattttttttttcctttttaataattaatcttattttcaaaaattaatttcttcatctcattattattattattaaaatttctctttaacAGGTTGCTGCAGAGGGTATTGTGTTTCAAGACGAATGGCCTTACGTGATTCATCTCCTCGGTTACTATTATGTCAATGATATGTAAGTATAAGTGTTTAacccttttttaaaaaaaaaaattaattgttttttttttaatatttttgtgttgCATCAATATTGATTTCTGAGAATACTGGCGgagaactaaaaaaataattataatattttaaaacaaatttcccCACTTGCAATTTAGAGTTTTAAGAGTGAACTCTGATTCACATAAGGATTTTTGGAATATAGGTAGTATATAATTGAGAGTTTTGCTTCAGAGTTAGTCATGGTTTCGCAGTATGTAGCTTTAGACCCTAGTGGGACGGATCTTAGAATTTTATGTGCTTGCAGTAACAGTGCACGCTTCCTTTGGAAATCAATACCTTCGACAATTAAGGATAGCAGGGCAGAAGTGGTTGCAGCTTGGAAAATTGGTCAGCATCTATGGACACGGGATTATGCTGGTGTTTATGACGCCATTCGTGGGTTTGATTGGAGTCAAGAAGCACAAGCTCTTGTTGCTGCTTTCTCAGGCAAGTGCTCTTGTCACAAAACATTGGATACATAACTCTGGTTGTCTACGTTGTTTATTTGATATCGGTTGAACAACTTACCtctttgttccttttttttttttttaatacatttgaATTATACATGTTTACATGATGAAGTGTCAGATTTGAGAAATTATTGCTATGCAGTTTGTGTAGTCCAGCTAATGATGTATTGTTAAGTGGTAAGAAGACTAAGAAAGTGCGATTACttagaattttttctttcttttttaaggaATCAATATTACATCAAGTTTTTTTTGAAGTCTTTGATGAAGTTTGGGTAGCATAAATCCTTATGCAActgtttgatttagaaaaaGTATGTTATCATGTTCATTGTGGTGGTATCTAGGAGAAAGACCTAAGATCATGTTAGTTGAATTCTTGATTGTCACATGGCTTGGGATTCATTTAAATAGGATAGGAGAAGATTTATTCATGCTCTTCTTAGTTTAGAAGGTTTGTGATGTCCTTATCCTTATCCATATGTATATGTCAGCAGATATGTGTATCCCTTACTTTAAAACCTTTTGCTATTTTTGTACTATCTTTATCCTAGGGAAAATGTTGATGTGTTTGTTTAGTTTATTAATGCATGGTGCTTATCAGAAAAGATATACTAATTTGTTgtgttataaaataattttatgtttcttttctgatataacaaaaatagcAATAATCCAAAGAGTAGATTAGGGGCATAGTGATTGGTAATAAAATGGAAGTGTGTGAGCTTGTTGGATAAATGgataatttgtagtttcataattttaagtGCAAACCTATgtggataaaaataattatcctaACTCATGGAAAATCGTAGTTCAATGACTTTAGGTGCATGTACAAAAAGTTCTTGCAGTTGAGACTTAAGCTCTTAGGCGCAAGGAAGCTGCTATCGTGGTATGATTCAAATTGCTAATATTTAGCCAATCAAAGCAgactgaaaaatatttatgtcatCTTAACATTCAATGTTTCCCTACAATACCTGGCTTGGTCTGGATTTGCTATACTTAAGCTTGTTTGATTCATTTGTAAGGTGCTTTCCCGATTTTGCAACTAATTCAACCTTTTTCATGTGGAAAATCTGGATTGTGACAGAACAGTCACGTCTTGATCAACCTCAGAGCTTCAGAATTGAAGTAAAAATCTTACAATTCTATGTGTTATATCTTATTGTTAAAGCAGCCGAAGCATTGAGTTCATTTTGTGCGCGTGTGACTATAATCTCAATAACATGTAAACTCTGTAATGTGACAATCCGAAACTGTGAAAGCATGTAGACTGGATATACTTTTTCATGTGATTCTGAAAGTGATTAGTAGTTGTTTGATGAAATACTGGCATATGGGTTAAGAAATGCTGACATATGGGTTAAGTctgataatttaaattttcaccTTTAAAAGTCCATGTGTATTGAGTTAAAAGCCaatcatttgattttatttagaataaaaGTTTCTGGGTCCATTGCTAGTtgtttctctttcttcaaaaGATGCTTGATGCATTTGTGGATCTCACAACTTACAGTACCAAAGtcaatttcttgttttaattgtatatgtatatattttggaAACAATGTTGTTTAACAATATTCAACAGACCCTTCTAGTATTTGGTGAATTTACTGGACTACATACACTGCACTGGGCACATTGTAACacttaatgaatttatttctgCCGCTCAAACATTGTCTGGACACAGATGGTATGAAGGCAGGAAAGTAGCTCTTTCATGTAGAATTGTAGCAGTTATTCTTGTGCTTTTTATTCCCCTAATTATATTACTTGATTTTCCTGAATGTCTGGAAATATGAAAGCTGTCTGTCTATTTCCTTGTCATATGCTTTGGTTAAGATGTTTAGCACCATCTAACATTTATTATCCTTGTCTATTTGCAGAGCTCTACACCAAGAGGATGTTTCAGCTGCTTATGTCTGCTTATTCGACAATAAGCACCCAAGACACAGCTCTCTTTCTGGGAATGAATGAGGATGATGCCGCATATTGTAAGATTCTTTCATTAATGGCATTAGCTTTGGTGTTATTGTTAAGCTTATTCTGTAATAGGCTAATAGCATCAATAGCAGTGCTTTTATCCCTAAATCTCTTTGCGATATCTGTGACCTACTGATACttgttttagaaatttttttcctttctttgctGCTGAAACAGAAAATGCCAATTTCTAAATATATCGTTAAAAAGGTTTTGCTGTAACGTGAATTCTATATGTATCAGAGTTAGCCAAAACTCAGACTGATAATAAGACATCAggatatatataaaatcagAATCAGAGTTAGCCAAAACTCGGACTGATAATAAGACGTCAGGGGTAAGTATTATTCTAGCGCTCCTTGAGAACACTAGTCAGCCAAGCATAATAGGTTGTCACGTTTGTGTTAAATGTGATCTGCAGGAGTTTAATGCTATGGCTTGGCAACTAGACTAAATTATGTATGATGTCATCTGGTCTGCCTAGTTCAATATTCTGATCTAATATGCACTAGTGTGGCCCCCTTCATCTGGATCTGTTCATTCTGGCATTTTGTTttcgtttttgttttctagTCAGTCCAATGCTTGCCACAACCAGCAAGTTGGCTAAATAGGATGGCTGATAAATAAACATGTTTTGCTGTGATGAATGACTTCATATTCTGCCTGTCTATTGTTT contains:
- the LOC102623606 gene encoding COP9 signalosome complex subunit 8, which encodes MDFSPLTDALASKSYEKIADICDDLMLKVAAEGIVFQDEWPYVIHLLGYYYVNDINSARFLWKSIPSTIKDSRAEVVAAWKIGQHLWTRDYAGVYDAIRGFDWSQEAQALVAAFSELYTKRMFQLLMSAYSTISTQDTALFLGMNEDDAAYYVQQQGWTLDPASRMLTVKKQPLVTEQKLDPSKMQCLTEYVFHLEH